A genomic region of Platichthys flesus chromosome 4, fPlaFle2.1, whole genome shotgun sequence contains the following coding sequences:
- the ccdc9 gene encoding coiled-coil domain-containing protein 9 isoform X1, with protein MSSVVDLKTKEEKDAELDRRIEALRKKNEALVKRYQEIEEDKKKAEQEGIAITTARKPRPHEPETDRKKTDKENFTVTVDLSTSTGEKRVVNDWKPGTPRDRKTSEESDGPRGQNDSNSPPRRTGSGRVGRGGQRGGGGRPERREWEPRTPRGGEPGEFGGQGRRGGGGGGGGGRRERGGGREGGRGGEGRGREVREGRGGGGGGRGGGGRGEGRRGEGGGGEGGGGEGGEGEGGTPGGVDRKSKEWEEKRRQNIEMMNEEMEKIAEYERGQRMDGDKPIRNFLDDPRRSGPVPDTDRKEGSRRHVRNWGGLDFDNVKTGNELEKEWTSRRPGQKGSQDMTMSMTGRERAEYLRWKKEREQIDEERLARHRNATGQWKREWDAQKTDNMFKEDQYVAAEGVTSEQGSRRARGRNSRAEPRGRASDDSKRPPKEPTFGDFLSQGRTPGPRGDRSRGRGREQKQSYSMHDNRWEGEKEEEEEKEKEDKTKREEKTKREEKTKREERTKKEKEEKPKPSSPQKVEENNADGEEDDDNWEDASDGEDEDEGSDSGQDSRGNEKKDAGKEKPANIKEKSPLSPTPRSRKTSVGSPKEQRGPRPKVHIPPPPTAQESSEGGKPLSPFCPLEGHQPVSDWGEEMEMQSPRSSMGTESPLKPPSAESSPPQKKAQEHEDETESQDIGSSEAAEPRKEEETDISSPPEEFETQQIVIVSEPESVPTHSPAATAPDATPSDISVPVHSEASEAAVTTDQEAPAAPSQVSAPSPPALEADESSSEPAGGKEDDSAPAETSGAQTEEPVEESPEQVSSG; from the exons ATG tcttCAGTAGTGGATCTCAAGacgaaggaggagaaggatgcAGAGTTGGACCGACGAATCGAGGCGTTGAGGAAGAAGAATGAAGCTCTGGTTAAGAGGTACCAG GAAATTGAGGAGGACAAGAAGAAAGCCGAGCAGGAGGGCATTGCCATCACAACAGCCCGGAAACCGCGTCCCCACGAGCCGGAGACGGACAGGAAGAAGACGGATAAGGAGAACTTCACTGTCACAGTTGACCTTTCCACATCAACAGGG gagaagagagtTGTGAATGACTGGAAGCCTGGAACCCCTCGCGACCGGAAGACGTCAGAGGAGAGCGACGGGCCAAGAGGGCAAAATGACAGCAACAGCCCCCCCAGGAGGACGGGTTCAGGACGAGTAGGTCGGGgcggacagagaggaggaggaggccgcccagagaggagagaatggGAACCAAGAACACCCAGAGGTGGAGAACCTGGAGAGTTTGGTGGACAGGgacgcagaggaggaggaggaggaggaggaggaggaaggagagaaagaggaggaggaagagaaggcggcagaggaggagaagggagaggaagagaagtcagagaaggcagaggaggaggaggaggcggcagaggaggaggcggcagAGGAGAAGGCAGACGAGGAGAAGGCGGAGGTGGAGAAGGCGGaggtggagaaggtggagaaggagaaggcgGGACACCAGGTGGCGTGGACAGGAAATCCAAG gagtgggaggagaagagacgaCAGAACATTGAAATGATGAATgaggaaatggagaaaataGCCGAGTATGAGAGAGGACAGCGG ATGGATGGTGACAAGCCGATCCGTAACTTCCTGGATGACCCGAGGCGTTCAGGTCCGGTGCCTGACACAGACCGCAAGGAGGGCAGCAGGAGACATGTCCGAAACTGGGGAGGACTCGACTTTGACAACGTAAAGACGGGAAATGAACTGGAGAAGGAGTGGACT AGTCGAAGGCCTGGTCAAAAGGGCTCCCAGGACATGACCATGTCCATGACCGGCCGGGAGAGAGCGGAGTACCTGCGCTGGAAGAAGGAGCGTGAGCAGATCGATGAGGAGAGACTAGCACGCCATCGAAATGCCACCGGCCAGTGGAAACGAGAGTGGGATGCACAGAAGACTGATAACAT GTTCAAAGAGGACCAatatgtggctgcagagggggTCACATCCGAGCAGGGTAGCAGGAGAG ccCGGGGGCGTAACTCTCGTGCAGAGCCTCGGGGCAGGGCCTCAG ATGACAGTAAGCGACCGCCCAAGGAGCCGACATTTGGTGACTTCCTGTCTCAGGGCAGGACCCCGGGGCCCCGAGGGGATCGTAGCAGAGGGAGGGGCCGAGAACAGAAACAGAGCTACAG CATGCATGACAACCGctgggaaggagagaaggaagaagaagaggagaaggaaaaggaggacaagacgaagagagaagagaagacgaagagagaagagaagacgaagagggaagagaggacgaaaaaggagaaggaagaaaaacCGAAACCTTCCAGCCCACAGAAG GTGGAGGAGAATAAtgcagatggagaggaggacgaTGACAACTGGGAAGATGCCAGCGATGGAGAAGACGAGGATGAAGGGAGCGACTCAGGACAGGACTCCAGGGGAAATGAGAAGAAAGATGCTGGGAAAGAAAAACCAGCTAACATCAAAGAGAAGTCCCCTTTGTCTCCCACGCCTCGTTCTCGAAAGACGTCAGTGGGAAGCCCCAAAGAGCAGCGAGGGCCCAGGCCAAAGGTGCAcatcccccccccgcccacagcTCAGGAGTCATCAGAGGGCGGCAAACCCCTCAGCCCCTTCTGCCCGCTGGAAGGCCACCAGCCTGTGTCGGACtggggagaggagatggagatgcaGTCACCTCGGAGCAGCATGGGAACAGAGAGTCCCTTGAAACCCCCCAGTGCCGAGTCCAGCCCCCCCCAGAAGAAGGCCCAGGAGCACGAGGATGAGACGGAGAGTCAGGACATCGGGtccagtgaagctgctgagccacggaaagaggaggaaacag acatctcctctcctccagaagAGTTTGAGACCCAGCAGATTGTGATAGTGTCAGAACCAGAGTCCGTCCCCACACACTCCCCCGCTGCTACAGCACCCGACGCCACCCCCTCTGATATCTCTGTCCCAGTCCACTCTGAAGCCAGTGAGGCTGCTGTGACAACGGATCAGGAAGCACCTGCTGCTCCATCACAAG
- the ccdc9 gene encoding coiled-coil domain-containing protein 9 isoform X2: MSSVVDLKTKEEKDAELDRRIEALRKKNEALVKRYQEIEEDKKKAEQEGIAITTARKPRPHEPETDRKKTDKENFTVTVDLSTSTGEKRVVNDWKPGTPRDRKTSEESDGPRGQNDSNSPPRRTGSGRVGRGGQRGGGGRPERREWEPRTPRGGEPGEFGGQGRRGGGGGGGGGRRERGGGREGGRGGEGRGREVREGRGGGGGGRGGGGRGEGRRGEGGGGEGGGGEGGEGEGGTPGGVDRKSKEWEEKRRQNIEMMNEEMEKIAEYERGQRMDGDKPIRNFLDDPRRSGPVPDTDRKEGSRRHVRNWGGLDFDNVKTGNELEKEWTSRRPGQKGSQDMTMSMTGRERAEYLRWKKEREQIDEERLARHRNATGQWKREWDAQKTDNMFKEDQYVAAEGVTSEQGSRRARGRNSRAEPRGRASDDSKRPPKEPTFGDFLSQGRTPGPRGDRSRGRGREQKQSYSMHDNRWEGEKEEEEEKEKEDKTKREEKTKREEKTKREERTKKEKEEKPKPSSPQKVEENNADGEEDDDNWEDASDGEDEDEGSDSGQDSRGNEKKDAGKEKPANIKEKSPLSPTPRSRKTSVGSPKEQRGPRPKVHIPPPPTAQESSEGGKPLSPFCPLEGHQPVSDWGEEMEMQSPRSSMGTESPLKPPSAESSPPQKKAQEHEDETESQDIGSSEAAEPRKEEETEEFETQQIVIVSEPESVPTHSPAATAPDATPSDISVPVHSEASEAAVTTDQEAPAAPSQVSAPSPPALEADESSSEPAGGKEDDSAPAETSGAQTEEPVEESPEQVSSG; the protein is encoded by the exons ATG tcttCAGTAGTGGATCTCAAGacgaaggaggagaaggatgcAGAGTTGGACCGACGAATCGAGGCGTTGAGGAAGAAGAATGAAGCTCTGGTTAAGAGGTACCAG GAAATTGAGGAGGACAAGAAGAAAGCCGAGCAGGAGGGCATTGCCATCACAACAGCCCGGAAACCGCGTCCCCACGAGCCGGAGACGGACAGGAAGAAGACGGATAAGGAGAACTTCACTGTCACAGTTGACCTTTCCACATCAACAGGG gagaagagagtTGTGAATGACTGGAAGCCTGGAACCCCTCGCGACCGGAAGACGTCAGAGGAGAGCGACGGGCCAAGAGGGCAAAATGACAGCAACAGCCCCCCCAGGAGGACGGGTTCAGGACGAGTAGGTCGGGgcggacagagaggaggaggaggccgcccagagaggagagaatggGAACCAAGAACACCCAGAGGTGGAGAACCTGGAGAGTTTGGTGGACAGGgacgcagaggaggaggaggaggaggaggaggaggaaggagagaaagaggaggaggaagagaaggcggcagaggaggagaagggagaggaagagaagtcagagaaggcagaggaggaggaggaggcggcagaggaggaggcggcagAGGAGAAGGCAGACGAGGAGAAGGCGGAGGTGGAGAAGGCGGaggtggagaaggtggagaaggagaaggcgGGACACCAGGTGGCGTGGACAGGAAATCCAAG gagtgggaggagaagagacgaCAGAACATTGAAATGATGAATgaggaaatggagaaaataGCCGAGTATGAGAGAGGACAGCGG ATGGATGGTGACAAGCCGATCCGTAACTTCCTGGATGACCCGAGGCGTTCAGGTCCGGTGCCTGACACAGACCGCAAGGAGGGCAGCAGGAGACATGTCCGAAACTGGGGAGGACTCGACTTTGACAACGTAAAGACGGGAAATGAACTGGAGAAGGAGTGGACT AGTCGAAGGCCTGGTCAAAAGGGCTCCCAGGACATGACCATGTCCATGACCGGCCGGGAGAGAGCGGAGTACCTGCGCTGGAAGAAGGAGCGTGAGCAGATCGATGAGGAGAGACTAGCACGCCATCGAAATGCCACCGGCCAGTGGAAACGAGAGTGGGATGCACAGAAGACTGATAACAT GTTCAAAGAGGACCAatatgtggctgcagagggggTCACATCCGAGCAGGGTAGCAGGAGAG ccCGGGGGCGTAACTCTCGTGCAGAGCCTCGGGGCAGGGCCTCAG ATGACAGTAAGCGACCGCCCAAGGAGCCGACATTTGGTGACTTCCTGTCTCAGGGCAGGACCCCGGGGCCCCGAGGGGATCGTAGCAGAGGGAGGGGCCGAGAACAGAAACAGAGCTACAG CATGCATGACAACCGctgggaaggagagaaggaagaagaagaggagaaggaaaaggaggacaagacgaagagagaagagaagacgaagagagaagagaagacgaagagggaagagaggacgaaaaaggagaaggaagaaaaacCGAAACCTTCCAGCCCACAGAAG GTGGAGGAGAATAAtgcagatggagaggaggacgaTGACAACTGGGAAGATGCCAGCGATGGAGAAGACGAGGATGAAGGGAGCGACTCAGGACAGGACTCCAGGGGAAATGAGAAGAAAGATGCTGGGAAAGAAAAACCAGCTAACATCAAAGAGAAGTCCCCTTTGTCTCCCACGCCTCGTTCTCGAAAGACGTCAGTGGGAAGCCCCAAAGAGCAGCGAGGGCCCAGGCCAAAGGTGCAcatcccccccccgcccacagcTCAGGAGTCATCAGAGGGCGGCAAACCCCTCAGCCCCTTCTGCCCGCTGGAAGGCCACCAGCCTGTGTCGGACtggggagaggagatggagatgcaGTCACCTCGGAGCAGCATGGGAACAGAGAGTCCCTTGAAACCCCCCAGTGCCGAGTCCAGCCCCCCCCAGAAGAAGGCCCAGGAGCACGAGGATGAGACGGAGAGTCAGGACATCGGGtccagtgaagctgctgagccacggaaagaggaggaaacag aagAGTTTGAGACCCAGCAGATTGTGATAGTGTCAGAACCAGAGTCCGTCCCCACACACTCCCCCGCTGCTACAGCACCCGACGCCACCCCCTCTGATATCTCTGTCCCAGTCCACTCTGAAGCCAGTGAGGCTGCTGTGACAACGGATCAGGAAGCACCTGCTGCTCCATCACAAG
- the ccdc9 gene encoding coiled-coil domain-containing protein 9 isoform X4, with translation MSSVVDLKTKEEKDAELDRRIEALRKKNEALVKRYQEIEEDKKKAEQEGIAITTARKPRPHEPETDRKKTDKENFTVTVDLSTSTGEKRVVNDWKPGTPRDRKTSEESDGPRGQNDSNSPPRRTGSGRVGRGGQRGGGGRPERREWEPRTPRGGEPGEFGGQGRRGGGGGGGGGRRERGGGREGGRGGEGRGREVREGRGGGGGGRGGGGRGEGRRGEGGGGEGGGGEGGEGEGGTPGGVDRKSKEWEEKRRQNIEMMNEEMEKIAEYERGQRMDGDKPIRNFLDDPRRSGPVPDTDRKEGSRRHVRNWGGLDFDNVKTGNELEKEWTSRRPGQKGSQDMTMSMTGRERAEYLRWKKEREQIDEERLARHRNATGQWKREWDAQKTDNMFKEDQYVAAEGVTSEQGSRRARGRNSRAEPRGRASDDSKRPPKEPTFGDFLSQGRTPGPRGDRSRGRGREQKQSYSMHDNRWEGEKEEEEEKEKEDKTKREEKTKREEKTKREERTKKEKEEKPKPSSPQKVEENNADGEEDDDNWEDASDGEDEDEGSDSGQDSRGNEKKDAGKEKPANIKEKSPLSPTPRSRKTSVGSPKEQRGPRPKVHIPPPPTAQESSEGGKPLSPFCPLEGHQPVSDWGEEMEMQSPRSSMGTESPLKPPSAESSPPQKKAQEHEDETESQDIGSSEAAEPRKEEETG, from the exons ATG tcttCAGTAGTGGATCTCAAGacgaaggaggagaaggatgcAGAGTTGGACCGACGAATCGAGGCGTTGAGGAAGAAGAATGAAGCTCTGGTTAAGAGGTACCAG GAAATTGAGGAGGACAAGAAGAAAGCCGAGCAGGAGGGCATTGCCATCACAACAGCCCGGAAACCGCGTCCCCACGAGCCGGAGACGGACAGGAAGAAGACGGATAAGGAGAACTTCACTGTCACAGTTGACCTTTCCACATCAACAGGG gagaagagagtTGTGAATGACTGGAAGCCTGGAACCCCTCGCGACCGGAAGACGTCAGAGGAGAGCGACGGGCCAAGAGGGCAAAATGACAGCAACAGCCCCCCCAGGAGGACGGGTTCAGGACGAGTAGGTCGGGgcggacagagaggaggaggaggccgcccagagaggagagaatggGAACCAAGAACACCCAGAGGTGGAGAACCTGGAGAGTTTGGTGGACAGGgacgcagaggaggaggaggaggaggaggaggaggaaggagagaaagaggaggaggaagagaaggcggcagaggaggagaagggagaggaagagaagtcagagaaggcagaggaggaggaggaggcggcagaggaggaggcggcagAGGAGAAGGCAGACGAGGAGAAGGCGGAGGTGGAGAAGGCGGaggtggagaaggtggagaaggagaaggcgGGACACCAGGTGGCGTGGACAGGAAATCCAAG gagtgggaggagaagagacgaCAGAACATTGAAATGATGAATgaggaaatggagaaaataGCCGAGTATGAGAGAGGACAGCGG ATGGATGGTGACAAGCCGATCCGTAACTTCCTGGATGACCCGAGGCGTTCAGGTCCGGTGCCTGACACAGACCGCAAGGAGGGCAGCAGGAGACATGTCCGAAACTGGGGAGGACTCGACTTTGACAACGTAAAGACGGGAAATGAACTGGAGAAGGAGTGGACT AGTCGAAGGCCTGGTCAAAAGGGCTCCCAGGACATGACCATGTCCATGACCGGCCGGGAGAGAGCGGAGTACCTGCGCTGGAAGAAGGAGCGTGAGCAGATCGATGAGGAGAGACTAGCACGCCATCGAAATGCCACCGGCCAGTGGAAACGAGAGTGGGATGCACAGAAGACTGATAACAT GTTCAAAGAGGACCAatatgtggctgcagagggggTCACATCCGAGCAGGGTAGCAGGAGAG ccCGGGGGCGTAACTCTCGTGCAGAGCCTCGGGGCAGGGCCTCAG ATGACAGTAAGCGACCGCCCAAGGAGCCGACATTTGGTGACTTCCTGTCTCAGGGCAGGACCCCGGGGCCCCGAGGGGATCGTAGCAGAGGGAGGGGCCGAGAACAGAAACAGAGCTACAG CATGCATGACAACCGctgggaaggagagaaggaagaagaagaggagaaggaaaaggaggacaagacgaagagagaagagaagacgaagagagaagagaagacgaagagggaagagaggacgaaaaaggagaaggaagaaaaacCGAAACCTTCCAGCCCACAGAAG GTGGAGGAGAATAAtgcagatggagaggaggacgaTGACAACTGGGAAGATGCCAGCGATGGAGAAGACGAGGATGAAGGGAGCGACTCAGGACAGGACTCCAGGGGAAATGAGAAGAAAGATGCTGGGAAAGAAAAACCAGCTAACATCAAAGAGAAGTCCCCTTTGTCTCCCACGCCTCGTTCTCGAAAGACGTCAGTGGGAAGCCCCAAAGAGCAGCGAGGGCCCAGGCCAAAGGTGCAcatcccccccccgcccacagcTCAGGAGTCATCAGAGGGCGGCAAACCCCTCAGCCCCTTCTGCCCGCTGGAAGGCCACCAGCCTGTGTCGGACtggggagaggagatggagatgcaGTCACCTCGGAGCAGCATGGGAACAGAGAGTCCCTTGAAACCCCCCAGTGCCGAGTCCAGCCCCCCCCAGAAGAAGGCCCAGGAGCACGAGGATGAGACGGAGAGTCAGGACATCGGGtccagtgaagctgctgagccacggaaagaggaggaaacag
- the ccdc9 gene encoding coiled-coil domain-containing protein 9 isoform X3 codes for MSSVVDLKTKEEKDAELDRRIEALRKKNEALVKRYQEIEEDKKKAEQEGIAITTARKPRPHEPETDRKKTDKENFTVTVDLSTSTGEKRVVNDWKPGTPRDRKTSEESDGPRGQNDSNSPPRRTGSGRVGRGGQRGGGGRPERREWEPRTPRGGEPGEFGGQGRRGGGGGGGGGRRERGGGREGGRGGEGRGREVREGRGGGGGGRGGGGRGEGRRGEGGGGEGGGGEGGEGEGGTPGGVDRKSKEWEEKRRQNIEMMNEEMEKIAEYERGQRMDGDKPIRNFLDDPRRSGPVPDTDRKEGSRRHVRNWGGLDFDNVKTGNELEKEWTSRRPGQKGSQDMTMSMTGRERAEYLRWKKEREQIDEERLARHRNATGQWKREWDAQKTDNMFKEDQYVAAEGVTSEQGSRRDDSKRPPKEPTFGDFLSQGRTPGPRGDRSRGRGREQKQSYSMHDNRWEGEKEEEEEKEKEDKTKREEKTKREEKTKREERTKKEKEEKPKPSSPQKVEENNADGEEDDDNWEDASDGEDEDEGSDSGQDSRGNEKKDAGKEKPANIKEKSPLSPTPRSRKTSVGSPKEQRGPRPKVHIPPPPTAQESSEGGKPLSPFCPLEGHQPVSDWGEEMEMQSPRSSMGTESPLKPPSAESSPPQKKAQEHEDETESQDIGSSEAAEPRKEEETDISSPPEEFETQQIVIVSEPESVPTHSPAATAPDATPSDISVPVHSEASEAAVTTDQEAPAAPSQVSAPSPPALEADESSSEPAGGKEDDSAPAETSGAQTEEPVEESPEQVSSG; via the exons ATG tcttCAGTAGTGGATCTCAAGacgaaggaggagaaggatgcAGAGTTGGACCGACGAATCGAGGCGTTGAGGAAGAAGAATGAAGCTCTGGTTAAGAGGTACCAG GAAATTGAGGAGGACAAGAAGAAAGCCGAGCAGGAGGGCATTGCCATCACAACAGCCCGGAAACCGCGTCCCCACGAGCCGGAGACGGACAGGAAGAAGACGGATAAGGAGAACTTCACTGTCACAGTTGACCTTTCCACATCAACAGGG gagaagagagtTGTGAATGACTGGAAGCCTGGAACCCCTCGCGACCGGAAGACGTCAGAGGAGAGCGACGGGCCAAGAGGGCAAAATGACAGCAACAGCCCCCCCAGGAGGACGGGTTCAGGACGAGTAGGTCGGGgcggacagagaggaggaggaggccgcccagagaggagagaatggGAACCAAGAACACCCAGAGGTGGAGAACCTGGAGAGTTTGGTGGACAGGgacgcagaggaggaggaggaggaggaggaggaggaaggagagaaagaggaggaggaagagaaggcggcagaggaggagaagggagaggaagagaagtcagagaaggcagaggaggaggaggaggcggcagaggaggaggcggcagAGGAGAAGGCAGACGAGGAGAAGGCGGAGGTGGAGAAGGCGGaggtggagaaggtggagaaggagaaggcgGGACACCAGGTGGCGTGGACAGGAAATCCAAG gagtgggaggagaagagacgaCAGAACATTGAAATGATGAATgaggaaatggagaaaataGCCGAGTATGAGAGAGGACAGCGG ATGGATGGTGACAAGCCGATCCGTAACTTCCTGGATGACCCGAGGCGTTCAGGTCCGGTGCCTGACACAGACCGCAAGGAGGGCAGCAGGAGACATGTCCGAAACTGGGGAGGACTCGACTTTGACAACGTAAAGACGGGAAATGAACTGGAGAAGGAGTGGACT AGTCGAAGGCCTGGTCAAAAGGGCTCCCAGGACATGACCATGTCCATGACCGGCCGGGAGAGAGCGGAGTACCTGCGCTGGAAGAAGGAGCGTGAGCAGATCGATGAGGAGAGACTAGCACGCCATCGAAATGCCACCGGCCAGTGGAAACGAGAGTGGGATGCACAGAAGACTGATAACAT GTTCAAAGAGGACCAatatgtggctgcagagggggTCACATCCGAGCAGGGTAGCAGGAGAG ATGACAGTAAGCGACCGCCCAAGGAGCCGACATTTGGTGACTTCCTGTCTCAGGGCAGGACCCCGGGGCCCCGAGGGGATCGTAGCAGAGGGAGGGGCCGAGAACAGAAACAGAGCTACAG CATGCATGACAACCGctgggaaggagagaaggaagaagaagaggagaaggaaaaggaggacaagacgaagagagaagagaagacgaagagagaagagaagacgaagagggaagagaggacgaaaaaggagaaggaagaaaaacCGAAACCTTCCAGCCCACAGAAG GTGGAGGAGAATAAtgcagatggagaggaggacgaTGACAACTGGGAAGATGCCAGCGATGGAGAAGACGAGGATGAAGGGAGCGACTCAGGACAGGACTCCAGGGGAAATGAGAAGAAAGATGCTGGGAAAGAAAAACCAGCTAACATCAAAGAGAAGTCCCCTTTGTCTCCCACGCCTCGTTCTCGAAAGACGTCAGTGGGAAGCCCCAAAGAGCAGCGAGGGCCCAGGCCAAAGGTGCAcatcccccccccgcccacagcTCAGGAGTCATCAGAGGGCGGCAAACCCCTCAGCCCCTTCTGCCCGCTGGAAGGCCACCAGCCTGTGTCGGACtggggagaggagatggagatgcaGTCACCTCGGAGCAGCATGGGAACAGAGAGTCCCTTGAAACCCCCCAGTGCCGAGTCCAGCCCCCCCCAGAAGAAGGCCCAGGAGCACGAGGATGAGACGGAGAGTCAGGACATCGGGtccagtgaagctgctgagccacggaaagaggaggaaacag acatctcctctcctccagaagAGTTTGAGACCCAGCAGATTGTGATAGTGTCAGAACCAGAGTCCGTCCCCACACACTCCCCCGCTGCTACAGCACCCGACGCCACCCCCTCTGATATCTCTGTCCCAGTCCACTCTGAAGCCAGTGAGGCTGCTGTGACAACGGATCAGGAAGCACCTGCTGCTCCATCACAAG